One Citricoccus sp. K5 DNA window includes the following coding sequences:
- a CDS encoding TatD family hydrolase, whose amino-acid sequence MASETPTPSAEAESTVPEAYRPAPAADEAAGRSGDPATDAGETNVSGDGRRREPTEEKSKRQRRLEYPPAPEPLGVSVVDNHTHLDFRDGLISVDVHQAMDAAAAVGVAGAIQVGCDVESARFTIEAIEAEPRLLGAVAIHPNDAARLASRGHLDAALAEIETLAAHPRVCAVGETGLDYYRTGPEGVEDQQEAFRWHLDLAHRLGKAVQIHDRDAHEDVVRILLDTPQRPDRVVFHCFSGDVDLARICNEHGWYMSFAGPVTFKANDGLRAALAEAREDLLLVETDAPFLTPHPWRGRPNAPYLVPLTLRGMAETRGLEADALAAAVANNTRRVYGDF is encoded by the coding sequence ATGGCCTCCGAAACACCCACACCGTCCGCCGAAGCCGAGAGCACCGTCCCTGAGGCGTACCGGCCGGCCCCGGCCGCCGACGAGGCCGCCGGCCGATCCGGCGACCCGGCTACCGACGCGGGCGAGACGAACGTCTCGGGAGATGGCCGTCGTCGTGAACCGACGGAGGAGAAGTCCAAGCGCCAGCGTCGGCTGGAGTATCCGCCGGCGCCCGAGCCGCTGGGGGTGTCCGTGGTGGACAACCACACCCACCTGGACTTCCGTGACGGCCTGATTTCTGTGGACGTGCACCAGGCGATGGACGCCGCGGCCGCCGTCGGGGTCGCCGGGGCCATCCAGGTGGGCTGTGACGTGGAGTCGGCGCGCTTCACCATCGAGGCCATCGAGGCCGAGCCCCGGCTGCTGGGGGCCGTGGCCATCCACCCCAACGACGCCGCCCGGCTGGCCTCCCGCGGCCACCTGGACGCCGCGCTGGCAGAGATCGAGACGCTCGCGGCCCACCCCCGGGTGTGCGCAGTGGGGGAGACCGGCCTCGACTACTACCGCACGGGCCCCGAGGGGGTGGAGGACCAGCAGGAGGCGTTCCGCTGGCACCTGGACCTGGCGCACCGGTTGGGCAAGGCCGTGCAGATCCACGATCGGGACGCCCATGAGGACGTGGTCCGGATCCTCCTGGACACCCCGCAGCGCCCGGACCGGGTGGTGTTCCACTGCTTCTCCGGTGATGTGGACCTCGCCCGGATCTGCAACGAGCACGGCTGGTACATGTCCTTCGCCGGCCCCGTGACCTTCAAGGCCAATGACGGCCTGCGCGCGGCGCTGGCCGAGGCCCGCGAGGACCTGCTCCTGGTGGAGACCGACGCTCCCTTCCTGACCCCGCACCCGTGGCGGGGCCGCCCCAACGCGCCCTACCTGGTGCCGCTCACCCTGCGCGGCATGGCGGAGACCCGCGGGCTGGAGGCGGACGCGCTGGCGGCGGCTGTGGCGAACAACACCCGGCGCGTCTACGGGGACTTCTGA